Proteins from one Hydrogenophaga sp. SL48 genomic window:
- a CDS encoding TRAP transporter substrate-binding protein, translating to MKFIPRRTALAAMGAVAALAMTGTAMAQTVTLRLHQMLPAQATIPAKALVPWAQKVEAESGGKIKVQLFNAMQLGGTPPQLFDQARDGVVDLTWTVLGYTPGRFNKTEVFELPFMSGSAESSSKAIQEYVEKFAADEFKDVKLIAVHTHGPGLFHTKTPVTGLESLRGMKVRGGSRIISNMLVKLGATPVGMPVPAVTDALSKGTIDGTTIPWEVTPSLKVTELVKNHTTFAGKQGLYTQTFAFSMNKASYDKLPPDLKKVIDNNSGIATAAMFGKAMDDGDKAGRAIAEKAGNNIVALELAETQRWRRTAATVETDWINEMKGKGIDGAKLVSEARSLIDKHTK from the coding sequence ATGAAATTCATTCCCCGTCGCACCGCCCTGGCCGCCATGGGTGCGGTCGCGGCCCTGGCCATGACCGGCACCGCGATGGCCCAGACGGTCACGCTGCGCCTGCACCAGATGCTGCCCGCGCAGGCCACCATTCCCGCCAAGGCGCTCGTGCCCTGGGCCCAGAAGGTCGAGGCCGAGTCGGGCGGCAAGATCAAGGTCCAGCTGTTCAACGCCATGCAGCTCGGCGGCACGCCGCCCCAGCTGTTTGACCAGGCCCGCGACGGTGTCGTGGACCTGACCTGGACGGTGCTGGGCTACACGCCCGGCCGCTTCAACAAGACCGAGGTGTTCGAGCTGCCCTTCATGAGCGGTTCGGCCGAGTCGTCTTCCAAAGCCATCCAGGAATACGTCGAGAAGTTCGCGGCCGACGAGTTCAAGGACGTGAAGCTGATCGCCGTGCACACCCACGGCCCGGGCCTGTTCCACACCAAGACGCCGGTGACCGGGCTGGAGAGCCTGCGCGGCATGAAGGTGCGCGGCGGCTCGCGCATCATCAGCAACATGCTGGTCAAACTGGGCGCCACCCCTGTGGGCATGCCGGTGCCAGCGGTGACCGACGCGCTGTCCAAGGGCACCATCGACGGCACCACGATTCCGTGGGAAGTGACGCCGTCGCTGAAGGTGACCGAGCTGGTGAAGAACCACACCACGTTCGCCGGCAAGCAGGGCCTCTACACCCAGACCTTCGCGTTCTCGATGAACAAGGCTTCTTACGACAAGCTGCCGCCCGACCTGAAGAAGGTGATCGACAACAACTCCGGCATCGCCACCGCCGCCATGTTCGGCAAGGCCATGGACGACGGCGACAAGGCGGGCCGCGCCATCGCCGAGAAGGCGGGCAACAACATCGTGGCGCTGGAGCTGGCCGAGACGCAGCGCTGGAGGCGCACGGCCGCGACGGTGGAAACCGACTGGATCAACGAGATGAAGGGCAAAGGCATCGACGGCGCCAAGCTGGTGTCTGAAGCCCGCTCGCTGATCGACAAGCACACGAAGTGA
- a CDS encoding NAD(P)-dependent oxidoreductase, producing MDSLRIGLIGYGEVGRTFSAGLKPGAVWTGAWDLKFDDPAQRDEPLAHAAAQGIEACDGVASLCAQATLLISAVTASNTLAVAEAVAPHIRPGSVFLDLNSASPGTKQKAAALIDATGAHYVEAGVMTSVPPYGIRVPMLLGGAHAARLQPVLAALGMDATVASEKLGIASATKMCRSVMIKGLEALVIESYTTARHHGVEDAMIATLQETFPSIDWHKQGSYFFSRVAQHGKRRAEEMREVAHTVREAGFEPFMAAAIAQKHDWMATQARAGRFADLGPNPPWQAFADRLLAAREPAANDDRIT from the coding sequence ATGGACAGCTTGCGCATCGGACTGATCGGCTACGGCGAGGTCGGTCGCACCTTTTCTGCGGGGCTGAAGCCCGGCGCGGTCTGGACCGGGGCCTGGGACCTGAAGTTCGACGATCCGGCGCAGCGTGACGAGCCGCTGGCCCACGCTGCTGCGCAGGGCATCGAGGCCTGCGACGGCGTGGCCAGCCTGTGCGCGCAGGCCACGCTGCTGATCTCGGCCGTGACCGCCTCGAACACGCTGGCGGTGGCCGAAGCGGTCGCGCCGCACATCCGGCCGGGCAGCGTGTTCCTGGACCTGAATTCCGCCTCGCCCGGCACCAAGCAGAAGGCCGCCGCGCTGATCGACGCCACAGGCGCTCATTACGTGGAAGCGGGTGTCATGACCTCGGTGCCGCCCTACGGCATCCGCGTGCCCATGCTGCTGGGCGGCGCGCACGCCGCGCGCCTGCAGCCGGTGCTGGCCGCGCTGGGCATGGACGCGACGGTGGCCAGTGAAAAGCTGGGCATCGCCTCGGCCACCAAGATGTGCCGCAGCGTGATGATCAAAGGCCTCGAAGCGCTGGTGATCGAGAGCTACACCACCGCACGCCACCACGGCGTGGAAGACGCGATGATCGCCACGCTGCAGGAAACCTTCCCCAGCATCGACTGGCACAAGCAGGGCAGCTATTTCTTCAGCCGCGTGGCGCAACACGGAAAACGCCGCGCCGAAGAAATGCGCGAGGTCGCCCACACCGTGCGCGAGGCCGGCTTCGAACCCTTCATGGCCGCGGCCATCGCGCAGAAACACGACTGGATGGCCACGCAGGCCCGCGCCGGCCGGTTCGCCGACCTGGGCCCGAACCCGCCGTGGCAGGCCTTCGCCGACCGCCTGCTGGCCGCGCGCGAACCCGCCGCCAACGACGACCGGATCACGTAG
- a CDS encoding TRAP transporter large permease encodes MSSLSMAGAIFGVMLVLMALRVPIAISMFSAGVFGYITQVGWLPFSNNLNGLAFARFASYDLSVIPLFILMGNFATQGGISKSLFELAATIMARFKGGLAMAAVMASAAFGAICGSSIATAATITSVALPEMKRHGYSGRLSTGTLAAGGTLGILIPPSVPLVIYAILTEQNIAKLFAAAMIPGVIAMTGYIIAIAIYVRVVPGQAPEHDEENMPRLTAKLLMGVMPIAVVFLIVFGGIYGGLFTPTEGAGVGAACTFVAALLKRELTWAKVKKCFYATAEASAMIFMIFIGADLMNSALALTQVPAMLAEVVNGWGLSPLMVVTAILLFYVVLGAVMDELSMILLTIPIFFPMIMAMDFGMSQELTAIWFGIMVLMTVGFGLLAPPVGLNVYVVNGMAKDVPISESYKGVMPFLISDVFRTTLLLLFPSISLWLVQFVG; translated from the coding sequence ATGAGTTCCCTGTCCATGGCGGGCGCCATCTTCGGCGTCATGCTGGTCCTGATGGCGCTGCGCGTGCCGATCGCGATCTCGATGTTTTCGGCCGGCGTGTTCGGCTACATCACCCAGGTCGGCTGGCTGCCGTTCTCGAACAACCTCAACGGTCTGGCCTTCGCGCGTTTCGCGAGCTACGACCTCTCGGTGATCCCGCTCTTCATCCTGATGGGCAACTTCGCCACGCAGGGGGGCATCTCCAAGTCGTTGTTCGAGCTGGCCGCCACCATCATGGCGCGCTTCAAGGGTGGCCTGGCCATGGCGGCCGTGATGGCCAGCGCGGCCTTCGGTGCCATCTGCGGCTCGTCCATCGCCACCGCGGCCACCATCACCTCGGTGGCCCTGCCCGAGATGAAGCGCCACGGCTATTCCGGTCGCCTGTCCACCGGCACGCTGGCCGCCGGCGGCACGCTGGGCATCCTGATCCCGCCCTCGGTGCCGCTGGTGATCTACGCCATCCTGACCGAGCAGAACATCGCCAAGCTGTTCGCCGCCGCCATGATTCCCGGCGTGATCGCCATGACGGGTTACATCATCGCCATCGCGATCTACGTGCGCGTGGTGCCCGGCCAGGCGCCCGAGCACGACGAAGAGAACATGCCCCGCCTGACCGCCAAGCTGCTGATGGGGGTGATGCCGATCGCGGTGGTCTTCCTGATCGTGTTCGGTGGCATCTACGGCGGCCTGTTCACCCCCACCGAAGGGGCGGGCGTGGGCGCGGCCTGCACCTTCGTGGCCGCGCTGCTCAAGCGCGAGCTGACCTGGGCCAAGGTCAAGAAGTGTTTCTATGCGACGGCCGAGGCCAGCGCCATGATCTTTATGATCTTCATCGGCGCCGACCTGATGAACTCGGCGCTGGCGCTGACGCAGGTGCCCGCGATGCTGGCCGAGGTGGTCAATGGCTGGGGCCTGTCGCCGTTGATGGTGGTCACCGCCATCCTGCTGTTCTATGTGGTGCTGGGCGCGGTGATGGACGAGCTGTCCATGATCCTGCTGACCATCCCGATCTTCTTCCCGATGATCATGGCCATGGACTTCGGCATGTCGCAGGAACTGACCGCGATCTGGTTCGGCATCATGGTGCTGATGACGGTGGGTTTCGGCCTGCTGGCGCCGCCGGTGGGGCTCAACGTGTATGTCGTGAACGGCATGGCCAAGGACGTGCCGATCAGCGAGAGCTACAAGGGCGTGATGCCCTTCCTGATCAGCGACGTCTTCCGCACCACGCTGCTGCTGCTGTTTCCGTCGATCTCGCTCTGGCTGGTGCAGTTCGTCGGCTAG
- a CDS encoding TRAP transporter small permease, with product MKLLSTLAKACALLAGVLLTLITLVTCGSLIGRNTVGVSLVGDYELTAVTAGAAVALFLPWAQLRRGNIIVDFFTSKVPEAINARLDRFGSLALGLIMFLLAWRTTVGALSSYRSETTTMMLGFPEWIAYVAMIPPLFLTGLIAFYQAFIGNFQEQDQ from the coding sequence TTGAAACTCTTGTCCACTCTGGCGAAAGCCTGTGCCCTGCTGGCGGGTGTCCTGCTCACGCTCATCACGCTGGTGACCTGCGGCAGCCTGATCGGTCGCAACACCGTGGGCGTCTCGCTCGTGGGTGATTACGAACTCACCGCCGTCACCGCGGGTGCGGCCGTCGCGCTGTTCCTTCCGTGGGCCCAGCTGCGCCGCGGCAACATCATCGTGGACTTCTTCACCTCCAAGGTGCCTGAAGCCATCAACGCCCGGCTCGACCGCTTCGGCAGCCTGGCGCTCGGCCTGATCATGTTCCTGCTGGCCTGGCGCACCACGGTGGGCGCCCTCAGCTCCTACCGGTCCGAGACCACCACCATGATGCTCGGCTTCCCCGAGTGGATCGCGTACGTGGCGATGATCCCGCCGCTGTTCCTGACGGGCCTGATCGCCTTCTATCAGGCGTTCATTGGCAATTTCCAGGAGCAAGATCAATGA
- a CDS encoding 5-methyltetrahydropteroyltriglutamate--homocysteine S-methyltransferase, protein MTLRTTPPFRADHVGSFLRPAYLLEARDQFFNQKSISAEQLRAVEDKAITEIVKFQADVGLQSITDGEFRRTYFHIDFLEQLGGVKTDIPVTIIRPDGSEELAPPVIRVIDKVRHAKNIQLADFQYLKAQVEALGLPAVVPKVTIPSPTMLHFRGGRAGISKEAYPELDPVFYDDVARAYGEELQSLADAGCTYVQMDDTNMAYLCDEKMREAARQRGDDPNELPHRYAGFINKVVAHKPAGMTLAMHLCRGNFKSTHAAAGNYEPVAEALLSEMHLDAYFMEYDDDRSGDFRPLRFLKPGKTVVLGLVTTKFGQLESKDALKRRIEEAAKYAPLDQLCLSPQCGFSSTVHGNNIAVEDQRRKLALVVETAREVWGS, encoded by the coding sequence ATGACCCTGCGCACCACACCCCCCTTTCGCGCCGACCACGTCGGCAGCTTCCTGCGCCCCGCCTACCTGCTGGAAGCGCGCGACCAGTTCTTCAACCAGAAGTCCATCTCCGCCGAGCAGCTGCGCGCCGTCGAAGACAAGGCGATCACCGAGATCGTGAAATTCCAGGCCGACGTGGGCCTGCAGTCCATCACCGACGGCGAGTTCCGCCGCACCTATTTCCACATCGACTTCCTGGAACAGCTGGGCGGGGTGAAGACCGACATCCCGGTCACCATCATCCGGCCCGACGGCAGTGAAGAGCTGGCGCCGCCCGTGATCCGCGTGATCGACAAGGTGCGCCACGCCAAGAACATCCAGCTTGCCGACTTCCAGTACCTCAAGGCGCAGGTCGAGGCGCTCGGCCTGCCCGCCGTGGTGCCCAAGGTCACCATCCCCTCGCCGACCATGCTGCACTTTCGCGGTGGGCGCGCCGGCATCAGCAAGGAGGCCTACCCCGAGCTGGACCCGGTGTTCTACGACGACGTGGCCAGGGCCTACGGCGAGGAGCTGCAGAGCCTGGCCGACGCGGGCTGCACCTACGTGCAGATGGACGACACCAACATGGCCTACCTCTGCGACGAGAAGATGCGCGAGGCCGCCCGCCAGCGCGGCGACGACCCCAACGAGCTGCCACACCGCTACGCCGGCTTCATCAACAAGGTGGTGGCGCACAAGCCGGCTGGCATGACGCTGGCCATGCACCTGTGCCGCGGCAACTTCAAGAGCACCCACGCGGCGGCCGGCAACTACGAGCCGGTGGCCGAGGCACTGCTCTCGGAGATGCACCTGGACGCCTACTTCATGGAGTACGACGACGACCGCTCGGGCGACTTCCGGCCGCTGCGCTTCCTCAAGCCGGGCAAGACGGTGGTGCTGGGCCTGGTGACCACCAAGTTCGGCCAGCTGGAGAGCAAGGACGCGCTCAAGCGCCGCATCGAAGAGGCCGCGAAATACGCGCCACTGGACCAGCTCTGCCTGAGCCCGCAGTGCGGCTTCTCCAGCACGGTGCACGGCAACAACATCGCGGTGGAAGACCAGCGCCGCAAGCTCGCGCTGGTGGTCGAAACCGCCAGGGAAGTCTGGGGGAGCTGA
- a CDS encoding Bug family tripartite tricarboxylate transporter substrate binding protein, which yields MTHRFFARRRSVVLSALSAVAVFAAPLAMAQAFPSKPLRIVVPFAAGGAGDLTARIVAAELTLSLGQPVVIENKPGAGGVVAASTVARADPDGHTMFLMSNGTAVTASLYNSLPYDTLKDLAPVSTLGTFDLAVLVPADSPFKTLGELVAFAKANPNKLNVGSINIGSTQNLAAELFKSSADIDVQIVPFKATPELVGALRGKQVDVGVEILGPALTQIKAGAFRALAVTGKKRSSVLPDVPTAVEAGVKGFQASSWNALAVPGKTPRPIIDRLNKDIVAALSKPEVKKKLADLNIDADMSTPDEAAQLLASDIQRWGSVIQRAGIPKQ from the coding sequence ATGACCCACCGTTTCTTTGCCCGCCGCCGCAGCGTGGTGCTGTCGGCCCTCTCCGCCGTGGCGGTGTTCGCCGCGCCCTTGGCGATGGCGCAGGCCTTCCCGAGCAAGCCGCTGCGCATCGTCGTGCCCTTCGCGGCCGGCGGCGCGGGCGACCTCACGGCGCGCATCGTGGCGGCCGAGCTGACCCTGTCGCTGGGCCAGCCGGTGGTGATCGAGAACAAGCCCGGTGCCGGCGGCGTGGTGGCGGCCAGCACGGTGGCACGGGCCGATCCCGACGGCCACACGATGTTCCTGATGTCCAACGGCACGGCCGTCACGGCCAGCCTGTACAACAGCCTGCCCTACGACACGCTCAAGGACCTGGCCCCCGTCTCCACGCTGGGCACCTTCGACCTGGCCGTGCTGGTGCCGGCCGATTCGCCGTTCAAGACCCTGGGCGAGCTGGTCGCGTTCGCCAAGGCCAACCCCAACAAGCTCAACGTCGGCAGCATCAACATCGGCAGCACGCAGAACCTGGCGGCCGAACTGTTCAAGTCCAGCGCCGACATCGACGTGCAGATCGTGCCGTTCAAGGCGACGCCGGAGCTGGTCGGTGCGTTGCGCGGCAAGCAGGTTGACGTGGGTGTCGAGATCCTCGGCCCCGCGCTGACGCAGATCAAGGCCGGTGCCTTCCGCGCCCTGGCCGTGACCGGCAAGAAGCGTTCGAGCGTGTTGCCCGACGTGCCCACGGCCGTGGAGGCGGGTGTCAAGGGCTTCCAGGCCTCGTCGTGGAACGCGCTCGCCGTGCCCGGCAAGACGCCGCGCCCCATCATCGACCGCCTGAACAAGGACATCGTCGCCGCGCTGTCCAAGCCCGAGGTGAAGAAGAAGCTGGCCGACCTGAACATCGACGCCGACATGAGCACGCCCGATGAAGCGGCTCAGTTGCTGGCCTCTGACATCCAGCGCTGGGGCAGCGTCATTCAGCGTGCCGGCATACCGAAGCAGTGA
- a CDS encoding GntR family transcriptional regulator, with protein MNTVQDRPLDAPPAPGATSVESAQVRALLCLRELILSGELAGGTRIAELAIVERLGMSRTPIRAALVRLEQEGLLEALPNGGFVVQSFSERDVADAIELRGTLEGLLARLAAERGAPAVVLAEARQCLDRIDALLTVPSLDDDAFSAYVALNSHFHSLLYELADSPTITRQLERAASLPFASPSGFVLLQAQSTRARDMLAVAQDQHRQVLDAIEQREGARAESIMREHSRLARRNLVEVLAAHPAEPLAGNMPAIRMIRRRR; from the coding sequence ATGAACACCGTGCAAGACCGACCCCTTGATGCGCCCCCGGCCCCGGGTGCGACATCCGTCGAGAGCGCCCAGGTGCGCGCCTTGCTGTGCCTGCGCGAGCTCATCCTCTCGGGCGAGCTGGCCGGGGGCACGCGCATCGCCGAGCTGGCCATCGTCGAGCGGCTGGGCATGTCGCGCACCCCGATCCGCGCCGCGCTGGTGCGGCTGGAGCAGGAGGGTTTGCTCGAAGCCCTGCCCAACGGCGGTTTCGTGGTGCAGAGTTTCTCGGAGCGCGACGTGGCCGACGCCATCGAGCTGCGCGGCACGCTCGAAGGCCTGCTGGCACGGCTGGCCGCCGAGCGCGGCGCGCCGGCGGTGGTGCTGGCCGAGGCCCGCCAGTGCCTTGACCGCATCGACGCCCTGTTGACCGTGCCCAGCCTGGACGACGACGCGTTCTCGGCCTACGTGGCGCTCAACAGCCACTTCCATTCGCTGCTCTACGAGCTGGCCGACAGCCCGACCATCACGCGCCAGCTGGAACGCGCGGCCAGCCTGCCGTTCGCCTCGCCCTCGGGTTTCGTGCTGCTGCAGGCGCAGTCCACCCGCGCGCGCGACATGCTGGCGGTGGCGCAAGACCAGCACCGTCAGGTGCTGGATGCCATCGAGCAGCGCGAGGGCGCGCGCGCCGAATCCATCATGCGCGAACACTCGCGCCTGGCGCGTCGCAACCTGGTCGAGGTGCTCGCCGCCCACCCGGCCGAACCCCTGGCCGGCAACATGCCGGCGATCCGCATGATCCGGCGCCGGCGCTGA